Genomic window (Escherichia fergusonii ATCC 35469):
TTTTCACCAATATTGCCAACTCAGTTACACCAGACAGTATTGCCATTGCTATGGATAACGGTGTGACTGTGCTCTCTTCCCGGTTAGCGTTACAAGAAACGCCATCCCAGGCACTTCTTTCTGATGTTCAACAGCAGCTAAAAGCGGCCCGACTGGAGCAAGCAAAACTCACTGCTGAGAAAGACAATATCGCAGCTCAAGTCAAGGTATTAGAGGCGAACAACACATTAACTCAAAAAAATGCTGCTGAAGTCGGCAAGTATCTGCAAATGGTGAAAGAGAAAAATGGCGAGCTATTACGTGCAGATAGCGAACTAACGCAGAAACTCGATGAAAATCAAGTTGCAATAGATAAATTAGAGCAGCGAGAAAATATGAGTAATGGCTCGTCGGATGGCGCAGACGAACCACAGGTCATTATCGCGCGGGTATATGCACCGAAAGCCGTCAAAACGCAGGCCGTGGTGCGATACATGACACCAGATGCCTCCTGGACACCGCTCTATGATATTCACGCCAGTGCTATCAACCAACCGCTACGGCTGGTCTACAAAGCCAGTATTCGACAGTACACTGGCCTGGCGTGGAAAAACGTCAATATGGAGCTCTCGACCAATGAACCTGATACCCACCTGATGCTGCCGCAACTGGAACCTCAATATGTTGATGTTCCAGAGTATGGTGATATGAGGAGTTATCAGCAGAAGTCACTGTCAGCACCGCATCAAAGAGCTGCGGCCGACAAAGTCGTTGACTTTGAAAAAGCTGCGGCGCACGCAGCGAAAGAGGCACTGGCGCAACAAGCTAGTGTCAAAAGCCGGTATGTCGCAGAGAAAGCGCCTGTTTCACCACAACCAGAAAACTTAACCGCGCAAAATGTTCACTACACGCTTTCTTTACCGTGGCAGATCGACAGCGACAACACGGCACGTACTGTTGTGATCAAAGAAGAGTCAGTCGCTGGCGATTACCGCTTCTTCGCTATTCCCAAATTGAGTAACGACGTTTACTTGCAGGTCCAAATTAAAGAGTGGGAACAGCTCAATTTAATTCCGGGTGAAAGTCAGATCTTCTTTGGTAATAATCGCACTGGCCTTGGCTACTTGCAGCCACCGGAAGATGGCAATTCCCTGGATATCCAGCTTAATCGCGATCCAAAACTGATTATTCAACGTAAGGCGGTACTGAAAAAAGAGAACGCTATCTCTATTTTTAATGACAGTGTGGTACGTAACTTCAGCTATACCGTCACTGTGAAAAACAGCTACGGCGAAGCGGTAGATTTAACGCTTGTTGATCAGATTCCAATAAGTTCTCATAGCGATATTACGGTAGACAAAATGCAGTACGGTCAGGCGCAGTTAAACGCCAAAACAGGAGAGCTTAGCTGGAAGCTCCATCTGGCAGGGAAAGAGAACGTCAGCTTGCCGTTCTCTTACTCTGTTAAATATCCCAAAAATATACAACCATCGGGACTGTAATCTTCACCGGGCAGCAAATAACGCCGCCCGGTACACGCTTAATGACGGCGCTGCCAAATCCAGAGCGCCGTTATTGCCAGTGCAAACAGTGTACCAAAACCAATGCCAATGGGTACGACCGGAATCCCCACCAATACCGCCAGCGAGTAAATACCTAACATCAGCAACATGGCACTGTTTTCGCCGAGGTTCTGTACTGCGATAGCATTACCCGCCCCAACGCTTTTTTTGCCTCGCTCTTGTAGCAACGCATTCAGTGGGACAACAAAAAAACCACCCAGGACACCAATCAACATTAACAACGCATAGGCGGGTAGCAGTTCATGTTGTAGCGAGAAAAACAGTACCACCACACCAATCAAGATCCCGGCAGGCATACAACGAGAGACCGTTTCCAGCGTCACCAGTTTTGCGGCTGCCCCCGCACCAAGCACAATACCAATCGCCACCATCGCGTTAAGATACGTTGGCGTCGCGTTGTCAGTGATCCCTAAAGCGACGGGCACCCACAATACCAGCAGAAAACGTAATGTGACTCCCGCCCCCCAGAACAAACTGGTGCCCACCAGCGAGAAGCGAGTTTCACCGTTTTGCCACAATGAGGTGCAGGCAGATTTAAAACTACAGGTCATTTTAAGGACATTCCACGACTGCCCAGGACGCGCTGCTGCCAGTTTCGGAATGTAGATATTCGCTGCTACCGCCCCGGCATATGCCAGTGCACAAGCGGCCAATGCCACCAGCACATGCAAATCAGCCAGCACGCCACCAGCGACGGAACCCAGCAAAATCGCGGCAATCGTGGAGGCTTCCATCAGACCATTGGCTTTTACCAGTTTGTCTCCCGTGGTCAGCTCACCAAGGATGCCATATTTCGCCGGAGAATAAGCCGCAGCGCCAATGCCAACCAGCGTATAGCCAACAAATGGATTAAAACCAAAGCAAATACTGGCAGCCCCCAGCAGCTTCAGGCCATTGGCGAACATCATCACCCGACCTTTCGCAAAGCTATCGGCCACCTGTCCCACAAACGGCGCAAACAGAATGTAAGCACCCACAAACACCATTTGCAGAACTG
Coding sequences:
- the lplT gene encoding lysophospholipid transporter LplT, whose product is MSESVHTNTSLWSKGMKAVIVAQFLSAFGDNALLFATLALLKAQFYPEWSQPVLQMVFVGAYILFAPFVGQVADSFAKGRVMMFANGLKLLGAASICFGFNPFVGYTLVGIGAAAYSPAKYGILGELTTGDKLVKANGLMEASTIAAILLGSVAGGVLADLHVLVALAACALAYAGAVAANIYIPKLAAARPGQSWNVLKMTCSFKSACTSLWQNGETRFSLVGTSLFWGAGVTLRFLLVLWVPVALGITDNATPTYLNAMVAIGIVLGAGAAAKLVTLETVSRCMPAGILIGVVVLFFSLQHELLPAYALLMLIGVLGGFFVVPLNALLQERGKKSVGAGNAIAVQNLGENSAMLLMLGIYSLAVLVGIPVVPIGIGFGTLFALAITALWIWQRRH
- a CDS encoding mucoidy inhibitor MuiA family protein, with protein sequence MLILKPLPLAMLLAGCMSSAWGAQLTQPLTLKDVTVYLHGASLQGVETLNLPTGESEIIFTNIANSVTPDSIAIAMDNGVTVLSSRLALQETPSQALLSDVQQQLKAARLEQAKLTAEKDNIAAQVKVLEANNTLTQKNAAEVGKYLQMVKEKNGELLRADSELTQKLDENQVAIDKLEQRENMSNGSSDGADEPQVIIARVYAPKAVKTQAVVRYMTPDASWTPLYDIHASAINQPLRLVYKASIRQYTGLAWKNVNMELSTNEPDTHLMLPQLEPQYVDVPEYGDMRSYQQKSLSAPHQRAAADKVVDFEKAAAHAAKEALAQQASVKSRYVAEKAPVSPQPENLTAQNVHYTLSLPWQIDSDNTARTVVIKEESVAGDYRFFAIPKLSNDVYLQVQIKEWEQLNLIPGESQIFFGNNRTGLGYLQPPEDGNSLDIQLNRDPKLIIQRKAVLKKENAISIFNDSVVRNFSYTVTVKNSYGEAVDLTLVDQIPISSHSDITVDKMQYGQAQLNAKTGELSWKLHLAGKENVSLPFSYSVKYPKNIQPSGL